Proteins found in one Promicromonospora sukumoe genomic segment:
- the yajC gene encoding preprotein translocase subunit YajC, with product MFILVAILLVAMFFMSSRTRKQQRAAAEFRNNLTVGTKVMTASGMIGTVVDVDEAADQVTIESVAGSQTTWLRAAISKQVEEPVADDADDEITTDESDVTAKGETGSTISPDATDVPDDLSSLDTAQSEYREQQRRDADADGK from the coding sequence ATGTTTATTCTCGTCGCGATCCTTCTCGTGGCGATGTTCTTCATGTCCTCCCGCACCCGCAAGCAGCAGCGCGCGGCGGCGGAGTTCCGGAACAACCTCACGGTCGGCACCAAGGTCATGACGGCCTCCGGGATGATCGGCACCGTCGTCGACGTCGACGAAGCGGCCGACCAGGTGACCATCGAGTCCGTCGCGGGCAGCCAGACCACCTGGCTCCGTGCCGCCATCTCCAAGCAGGTCGAGGAGCCCGTCGCCGACGACGCGGACGACGAGATCACGACGGATGAGTCCGACGTCACAGCAAAGGGCGAAACGGGAAGTACGATCAGCCCGGACGCGACCGACGTTCCCGACGACCTGTCCAGCCTCGACACCGCCCAGAGCGAGTACCGGGAGCAGCAGCGACGGGACGCCGACGCAGACGGCAAGTGA
- the ruvB gene encoding Holliday junction branch migration DNA helicase RuvB: MADVSTETEGGSRIVAPSADEIERAAEAALRPKRLDDFVGQRVVRDQLSLVLQAAMARGNPPDHVLLSGPPGLGKTTLAMIISGELQSHLRLTSGPAIQHAGDLAAVLSSLEEGDVLFIDEIHRLARPAEELLYVAMEDFRVDVVVGKGAGASAIPLALPRFTVVGATTRSGLLPAPLRDRFGFTGHMDYYSAPELERVILRSSGLLGVHLDHAAAHEIAGRSRGTPRIANRLLRRVRDWAQVRGDGRLDLHAAKSALEVYEVDPIGLDRLDRAVLTALCTRFGGGPVGLSTLAMTVGEEAETVETVAEPYLVREGLVGRTPRGRVATLAAWEHLGLTPPPQTLGAVTGTADPGTLLDP; this comes from the coding sequence GTGGCTGACGTCTCCACCGAGACGGAGGGCGGCAGCCGCATCGTCGCCCCCAGCGCCGACGAGATCGAGCGGGCCGCTGAGGCCGCGCTGCGCCCCAAGCGGCTCGACGACTTCGTGGGCCAGCGCGTGGTGCGCGACCAGCTCTCCCTGGTGCTGCAGGCCGCGATGGCGCGCGGCAACCCGCCCGACCACGTGCTCCTGTCCGGCCCGCCCGGCCTCGGCAAGACGACGCTGGCAATGATCATCTCCGGCGAGCTGCAGTCGCACCTGCGCCTGACCAGCGGCCCCGCCATCCAGCACGCCGGTGACCTCGCCGCCGTCCTGTCCTCCCTGGAGGAGGGCGACGTGCTGTTCATCGACGAGATCCACCGCCTCGCCCGACCCGCCGAGGAGCTGCTCTACGTCGCGATGGAGGACTTCCGGGTCGACGTCGTCGTCGGCAAGGGCGCCGGCGCCTCCGCCATCCCGCTCGCCCTGCCGCGGTTCACCGTCGTCGGCGCCACCACGCGCTCCGGCCTGCTGCCCGCCCCGCTGCGCGACCGCTTCGGGTTCACCGGGCACATGGACTACTACTCGGCCCCCGAGCTGGAGCGCGTCATCCTGCGCTCCTCCGGGCTGCTCGGCGTCCACCTCGACCACGCCGCCGCGCACGAGATCGCCGGCCGCTCCCGCGGCACGCCCCGCATCGCCAACCGGCTGCTGCGCCGCGTGCGGGACTGGGCGCAGGTCCGCGGCGACGGCCGGCTCGACCTGCACGCCGCCAAGTCGGCGCTGGAGGTGTACGAGGTGGACCCGATCGGCCTCGACCGACTCGACCGCGCCGTGCTCACCGCCCTGTGCACCCGGTTCGGCGGCGGACCCGTCGGGCTGTCCACGCTCGCCATGACCGTGGGGGAGGAGGCCGAGACCGTCGAGACCGTCGCGGAGCCCTACCTCGTCCGCGAGGGCCTCGTCGGGCGCACCCCGCGCGGCCGCGTCGCCACCCTCGCCGCCTGGGAGCACCTCGGGCTCACGCCGCCCCCGCAGACCCTCGGAGCCGTGACCGGTACGGCAGACCCGGGAACTTTGCTCGACCCCTGA
- the ruvA gene encoding Holliday junction branch migration protein RuvA: MIASLTGTVAHVTLDRAVVDVGGVGYLVHATPATLAALRVGETAGVATSMVVREDSMTLYGFADPDERDVFEAVQTVSGVGPRLALAMLAVHTPDALRRAVAGEDLAALTRVPGIGRKGAQRIVLELGDRLGPPSGTGVAEAAPSAAAASADHSERVVEALAGLGWPAKQADDAVAKVLAEAGTDAVAADEVATTLRAALRVLGGHRG, translated from the coding sequence GTGATCGCCTCGCTGACGGGGACCGTGGCCCATGTGACCCTGGACCGCGCGGTGGTCGACGTCGGCGGCGTCGGCTACCTGGTGCACGCCACGCCCGCCACGCTGGCCGCCCTGCGGGTCGGCGAGACCGCCGGCGTCGCCACGAGCATGGTGGTCCGCGAGGACTCGATGACCCTCTACGGGTTCGCCGACCCCGACGAGCGCGACGTGTTCGAGGCCGTGCAGACCGTCTCCGGCGTCGGGCCGCGCCTGGCCCTCGCGATGCTCGCGGTGCACACCCCGGACGCGCTGCGCCGCGCCGTCGCCGGCGAGGACCTCGCCGCGCTGACTCGCGTGCCCGGCATCGGCCGCAAGGGCGCCCAGCGCATCGTGCTGGAGCTGGGCGACCGGCTCGGGCCCCCGTCCGGGACCGGGGTCGCCGAGGCAGCGCCGAGCGCCGCCGCGGCCTCCGCCGACCACTCCGAGCGCGTCGTGGAGGCCCTCGCGGGCCTCGGCTGGCCCGCCAAGCAGGCCGACGACGCCGTCGCGAAGGTGCTCGCCGAGGCGGGCACCGACGCGGTGGCGGCCGACGAGGTCGCCACCACGCTGCGCGCGGCCCTGCGCGTGCTGGGAGGCCACCGTGGCTGA
- the ruvC gene encoding crossover junction endodeoxyribonuclease RuvC — protein MRVLGVDPGLTRCGVGVVDSLPGRRARMVAVGVIRSDADLSTDLRLLKIAEGLDAWLDEHVPDVVAVERVFAQHNVGTVMGTAQAAGLAMLGAARRGVPVALHTPSEVKAAVTGSGRADKAQVTTMITRILDLDEPPRPADAADALALAVCHLWRPAGALQGGDRHELTPAQRAWAAAEQAAKQRPRR, from the coding sequence GTGCGCGTTCTCGGTGTTGATCCAGGTCTGACCAGGTGCGGCGTGGGCGTCGTCGACTCGCTGCCCGGTCGGCGGGCCCGGATGGTCGCGGTCGGGGTGATCCGCTCGGACGCGGACCTGTCCACCGACCTGCGCCTGCTCAAGATCGCCGAGGGCCTCGACGCGTGGCTGGACGAGCACGTGCCCGACGTCGTCGCCGTGGAGCGGGTCTTCGCGCAGCACAACGTCGGCACGGTGATGGGGACCGCCCAGGCGGCGGGCCTGGCCATGCTGGGCGCGGCCCGCCGCGGCGTCCCCGTCGCGCTGCACACGCCGTCGGAGGTCAAGGCGGCCGTGACCGGGTCGGGACGCGCCGACAAGGCGCAGGTGACGACGATGATCACCCGCATCCTCGACCTCGACGAGCCCCCGCGGCCCGCCGACGCCGCCGACGCGCTCGCGCTCGCCGTCTGCCACCTGTGGCGCCCAGCGGGGGCCCTGCAGGGCGGCGACCGGCACGAGCTCACGCCCGCCCAGCGCGCCTGGGCCGCGGCCGAGCAGGCCGCCAAGCAGCGTCCCCGCCGCTGA
- a CDS encoding YebC/PmpR family DNA-binding transcriptional regulator: protein MSGHSKWATTKHKKAAIDAKRGKLFAKLIKNIEVAARTGGGDLAGNPTLFDAVQKAKKSSVPNDNIDRALKRGSGEGADAVDYQTIMYEGYGTNGIAVLVECLTDNKNRAASEVRLAFSRNGGNLADPGSVSYLFSRKGLIVVPKADGVGEDEVMLAALDAGAEDVTDQGEVVEVLTEATDLVSVRTAIQEAGIEYDSADVIFHPSMQVEVDVEGARKIMRLIDALEDSDDVQSVYANFDASDEVMAALDDEE from the coding sequence ATGTCAGGTCACTCAAAGTGGGCCACGACCAAGCACAAGAAGGCCGCGATCGACGCCAAGCGCGGCAAGCTCTTCGCGAAGCTGATCAAGAACATCGAGGTCGCGGCGCGGACGGGCGGCGGCGACCTCGCCGGTAACCCGACGCTGTTCGACGCGGTCCAGAAGGCGAAGAAGTCGTCGGTCCCCAACGACAACATCGACCGCGCGCTGAAGCGTGGTTCGGGCGAGGGCGCCGACGCCGTCGACTACCAGACGATCATGTACGAGGGCTACGGCACCAACGGCATCGCCGTCCTGGTCGAGTGCCTCACCGACAACAAGAACCGGGCGGCCTCCGAGGTGCGCCTCGCGTTCTCCCGCAACGGCGGCAACCTCGCCGACCCGGGCTCGGTCTCGTACCTGTTCTCCCGCAAGGGCCTCATCGTGGTGCCGAAGGCCGACGGCGTGGGCGAGGACGAGGTCATGCTCGCCGCGCTCGACGCCGGCGCCGAGGACGTCACCGACCAGGGCGAGGTCGTCGAGGTCCTCACCGAGGCGACCGACCTGGTGTCCGTGCGTACGGCCATCCAGGAGGCGGGCATCGAGTACGACTCCGCCGACGTCATCTTCCACCCGTCCATGCAGGTCGAGGTGGACGTCGAGGGCGCCCGCAAGATCATGCGCCTCATCGACGCGCTCGAGGACAGCGACGACGTGCAGAGCGTCTACGCCAACTTCGACGCGAGCGACGAGGTCATGGCGGCGCTCGACGACGAGGAGTAG
- the pdxT gene encoding pyridoxal 5'-phosphate synthase glutaminase subunit PdxT, producing MSNPTIGVLALQGDVREHLAALETVGARGVTVRRPAELAAVDGLVLPGGESTTIDKLLRIFELRDLLQARIKEGLPVYGSCAGMILLADRILDGTADQQTVGGMDVVVRRNAFGRQVDSFETDLDFAGISDVDDPSAGSGRRGGPVRTAFIRAPWIEEAGSEVEVLSRIPAVDTQGRPVAAAGRIVAARQGSLLATAFHPEITGDARVHGLFVSMVAGG from the coding sequence GTGAGCAACCCGACCATCGGCGTCCTGGCCCTGCAGGGTGACGTCCGCGAGCACCTGGCCGCCCTCGAGACCGTCGGCGCGCGCGGCGTGACCGTGCGCCGTCCCGCGGAGCTGGCCGCCGTCGACGGGCTGGTCCTGCCCGGCGGTGAGTCGACGACGATCGACAAGCTGCTGCGCATCTTCGAGCTGCGCGACCTGCTGCAGGCCCGCATCAAGGAGGGCCTGCCGGTGTACGGCTCGTGCGCGGGGATGATCCTGCTCGCCGACCGCATCCTGGACGGGACCGCCGACCAGCAGACCGTCGGCGGCATGGACGTCGTCGTCCGGCGCAACGCGTTCGGGCGGCAGGTCGACTCGTTCGAGACCGACCTCGACTTTGCCGGCATCTCCGACGTCGACGACCCTTCGGCAGGCTCAGGGCGGCGCGGCGGCCCGGTGCGTACCGCGTTCATCCGCGCCCCCTGGATCGAGGAGGCGGGGTCCGAGGTCGAGGTGCTGTCCCGCATCCCGGCTGTGGATACGCAAGGCCGTCCTGTGGCGGCCGCCGGTAGGATTGTGGCAGCACGGCAGGGGTCGCTGCTCGCCACCGCCTTCCACCCCGAGATCACGGGTGACGCGCGCGTGCACGGGTTGTTCGTCAGCATGGTCGCGGGCGGCTGA
- a CDS encoding NUDIX hydrolase gives MSITSALGDDWVPAPDGVRERSAARVLLMDDAGRVLVMRGHDVNQPERSWWFTVGGGIDAGETPEQAALRETREEVGIDLPAGTLVGPVLTRTGIFDFYAETCRQYEVFYLARIPDAVEVTAEGWTDAERELLDEMAWLTAAELRAQPLEVFPPELPEVIDHLVAGWDGEVRHLGEQHDD, from the coding sequence ATGTCCATCACCTCGGCCCTCGGCGACGACTGGGTTCCGGCGCCGGACGGCGTCCGCGAGCGTTCGGCGGCGCGCGTCCTCCTGATGGACGACGCCGGCCGGGTGCTCGTGATGCGCGGGCACGACGTCAACCAGCCGGAACGGTCCTGGTGGTTCACGGTGGGCGGCGGCATCGACGCGGGGGAGACGCCGGAGCAGGCGGCGCTGCGCGAGACCCGCGAGGAGGTGGGCATCGACCTGCCCGCCGGGACCTTGGTGGGGCCCGTGCTGACGCGGACGGGCATCTTCGACTTCTACGCCGAGACCTGTCGGCAGTACGAGGTCTTCTACCTCGCGCGCATCCCGGACGCCGTCGAGGTGACCGCCGAGGGCTGGACCGACGCCGAGCGCGAGCTGCTCGACGAGATGGCGTGGCTGACGGCGGCCGAGCTGCGCGCCCAGCCGCTGGAGGTGTTCCCGCCGGAGCTGCCGGAGGTCATCGACCACCTGGTGGCCGGCTGGGACGGCGAGGTCCGCCACCTGGGCGAGCAGCACGACGACTGA
- a CDS encoding DUF6000 family protein: protein MSTSSSEAGYTREQLRLFRRLVRPFYLRMGHVQAPTEFDPRAVRRYSRRLVRAGSKVTAKQVGLMLRGGGWREMTMGAWFALAVPADQVRAVVLEAWGVVVPDAAGPLATASVLVVGPDAIPAMRSFVARPGARDDLGTADYVSAAIVHLGGSPPSAPNPLMVASFEDSLSIAAELRSDFLARRRTRRIWTMGS, encoded by the coding sequence ATGAGCACCTCGTCCTCCGAGGCCGGCTACACCCGCGAGCAGCTCCGGCTGTTCCGGCGGCTGGTCCGGCCGTTCTACCTGCGGATGGGCCACGTGCAGGCGCCGACGGAGTTCGATCCTCGCGCCGTCCGCCGGTACAGCCGCAGGCTGGTCCGAGCGGGCAGCAAGGTGACCGCCAAGCAGGTGGGGCTGATGCTGCGCGGCGGTGGCTGGCGCGAGATGACCATGGGCGCGTGGTTCGCGCTCGCGGTGCCCGCCGATCAGGTGCGCGCGGTGGTTCTCGAGGCGTGGGGCGTGGTCGTACCGGACGCCGCGGGGCCGTTGGCGACCGCCAGCGTCCTCGTCGTCGGGCCGGATGCGATCCCGGCCATGCGGTCGTTCGTCGCGCGGCCCGGGGCGCGCGACGATCTTGGGACGGCGGACTACGTCTCGGCGGCGATCGTGCACCTGGGCGGTAGTCCGCCGTCGGCCCCGAACCCGCTGATGGTCGCCTCGTTCGAGGACTCTCTCAGCATTGCTGCCGAGCTCCGGAGCGACTTCCTCGCACGGCGGCGCACCCGCCGCATCTGGACCATGGGGTCGTGA